GTTCTTTAACGACTGACTTGTCTCGTGTGCTGGTTCACATGTTATGAATTATTGCTTGATTCTATCTAATGCATGCatcaacaaaaacatcaaataaaacctATGAAAGATTCAATGAAAAAGGTGTTGAGCAGGTtatcgctgtttttcttttagttgCTTACGTAAAGATATTCGTACGGAAGATTCGCTTTGTATCTCCAGCATCTACCTAAAGATTGCAGGAAGGAAATCGCTGAGgcttaaaataaatgaacaagtCAGCATTTAACATTCAAGAACGAATAAGCTGTAACCGAGCCCTTGTTTAAACGCCTTGTGCCTGGGCATAATAATTGAGACCTAATACTAGAACTCATACTGTGACAAATGCCACCTTTACTGGGGCACCgagtcttttaaaaaataagGATTTGGTGGCACACTGAGATTGAATCAGGATAAGGAGTAATTCCGTTTTCATCGGTGATTACTGTTTAGTAAGTTTTTGGCCTCGCTGTAGTTATCTGTGATTCTGGTAAGGGCTCGTCAAGAGCACAAGTGGGgcatgtttcttctttttaaatttcttttttttttaaatttcatttccTAAGAATTGCAAACTCCTACGTTTTAGCTGGTCTCTTTGTGGCGATTAATGAAGGCCAGTTTTATCAGATGTACCAAGATAATCCTTGCTCTCTAATTTGACTTTAGCTCTCATCATATGCTGGAAGTGTGCCCCTCGTTTGAACTTTTGTGACCCAGATCGTCGCGTAAGAAAGCAGATGATTGGTTgttgtgatggagagagagaaaaaaaaaaaagcagcgagGACTTCACGCTGAAGGCATGTGAGGCTGCTGGCCGGTCGGTCACGATCCTCTCGCCTTGACTCGGGTTGCTCCATCCTGTCACCGCTTCATGCTTGCGATTccatcagctttctctcagcttgTGATCCctcggggaggggaggaggtagtggggaggcgggggagggggtaAGTCAAGATTTGTCTTCTGGATAGTAAAGAGGACAAATCCAGCAGGGAGAGAGTTCTCTCCGACTACGACATCTGTGTCTTGTCAACGTAAAGCAAAAAGTTGACCGATCTTTTGAAGGATTTTAGAGAGATGCATTAAAAGAAATACTTTAGaatagaaaaaatacatttaaaaaatgaatcgcATGTATAAATTTTCAGCAGAGTATACGTATAGAgttagttgtttgtgtgttatgtAACCTCAGAGCCCAAATTCCAGAGGTTGCTCAAACTGTTCTCAGTGTCTTTCCAAAGCGGCCGGCTAATGAGCGTTCTGCGGTCAAGAAGCTACAAGCCCCTGTAGACTCTCATTGTGCTGACTGCAGAGCGTGAATGGAGATGGTTCTGctctaacaaaaacaaaaaaaaaggaaactcgTATGGACAGGAACCGACGTGACACTGACATGTGATTAGGTCACACAAACGGGCCTTGAGAATGAGTAattgcacacagaaacactaatcaTGTCTGTTTGGTTTCTTTGGCCATTTACTGGACGCAACAGAAAGCTTCTTTTGGCTCTAAAAAGCCGCTGTGTGCTGCTCGCCCAGcaccagtccgcagacagagcCAGTTATCAGCCAGTCGGTGCACATACTGAAgttttgttttctattgtaATAATTTCCCTCAGGAGTTGGTGGCGCGCTGAACAGAGCTGTAGGAGAAGCCCTATTGGCCTTCCACACAGCATATGGCCAGAAACACAACTGTAAATGAATGCTGATGTtactctgaatgtgtgtgtgtgtgtataatctATTTTTTGAAGGTGAAAATGAGGCAATATATTGTATTCAGCTTGTTATTGTTACTGCACCGCACTCTTGTTACTAAAAGCATTCATTGGAAGTGCTGCAAAATCGTATTTCCGCTGACCTCCCGTGGGTTAATTTCTCACCCTGCTGCAGTAGTGTACGAGCGTCCTGCAGGGTCTCTCACTACGCCGCCACCTCAGAGGCGCGCTTTGTACCAACACCGATTAGGGACGCCGGTGACCGGCCGTCATTCACGTAGAAGACTTCAGAACTTCAAACCGTGCCGCTGAACTCTGTCATCTAGTCGCCACACCCGTCCTGAAGTTGATTTCAACCCAGTTTTTGTTGTATTCCAGCCACCTGTTGCTCCGTCGCCACACCCCATGGCTCCACCCAGCCCGagcaacaactgcagcagcagcagcagcaatgcAGGCTGGGACCAGCTCAGCAAAACCAACCTGTACATCCGAGGCCTGTCCCCTTCCACCACGGACCATGACCTGGTCAAGCTCTGTCAGCCGTGAGTAGGCCCGCTACACTTCCTGTCACTATCATCTGCCATCGATCggccattgattttttttggccTTCTTTTTCTGCGGTTTTTAGAGCGTGTTTAGAAATCAGCAGTGGCGGTCACTCGGTGTAAAAATGTGAAAGGTTAGAGATGGATATTTTAGTCACACTTATTTTATTGGGGTATCAGAATTTTTGTAAGTTGTGGTAGTACAACTTTTTCCTTTCTAATAAAATCGTGCCATACGATCAAGTTCAGATCAAGAACCCATTTTTCGATTTGATCATCTTTTTTTATCAACAATAAGAGTGTGTGGTGAGACATAAGCGACCTATATGAGCGTGTGCGGTACAGCAGCAAAGGCTCATATATCATGTTTGTTGGTGGATAAAGGAGCGATATTGTCAGTATCACCCACAAGCTCTCTTTGTGCGCTGAAGGCCGTATTTGTTAAGCAGAGACCACCCTGGTGCCTTTTGAGATttttatttgctcttttttttcctggggCGCTGTCTTCAACAAGCCAAAGCTTcaaatgcatcatttgtgtCTTTAGTACACCACGTGTTAAAATTGGCGCCAGCAGTGACACTGTATTTTATTGttctttatttgattaaatggaGAATTCAGACGAATAAAAAGCCAACCACGGAAGGCTTTTACTGGGCGAATCTCTTGAATTGATCCTAAAATAGGAGTACTATAGATGTACATGCTGTAGTAAAcagtatattttaaataattcatgTAAATTACAACTCTCCCAATTGTTGTTGAGTGAAAACGCAAACAAGcaatcatttttttcctctgccGTGTGCCATAAAACATGCATGGTGTCTTTGGTAACGTAGCCTGTTTAAAGTTGCACACAGtggtttgcattaaaaaaaaagactgtttaACTTTGCACTCACATTTTCAGCACCACATGGAAACCGCTTCCTGTTCTCATATTTTTACGGTGATGTCATAGCTTGTTGCTCAACCCTCCCTCTCTGCGGGTTTTATAACTGGCTCAGTCTGGCACATAATCCAGCTAACAATGCCTCGCCTTTTTGCTCCTCCCCTAGGTATGGCAGAATTGTATCAACAAAGGCCATCATGGACAAGACGACAAACAAATGCAAAGGTGTGTGACGCTCTGTTTTTCAGCACGGCCTTCTTTTGTCTGTCCCCCTGACTGAAGCATTCGTCACAAACTCACGACTATCCCTGCGGGGCTTTTAAGTGAGGACAATGGTAGACGGCCACTGTGGGGATTCTGTCAAAACATCATGTCATTCAACAGCTATGCAGTTGTGTCAGATGATCTGGGCAAGTCAGGAAACAGACAGCCCGGCTGCTCCAAGCTGCCTCCCAGATGATGTTATTTTAAGCCTCGGCCCTCGTCTGTCGGCTAGTCACTGCCGCCGGGGCTTCCTGCGAAGAAGGTTGAcgactcctcctctttctgccgAGCCCATTTCTAGTAAACTGGCCATCGGACTAAAGAGGGAGTTGCTCATTCTCCTCCGTGCTGATGGGAGTAAGAtaaagcctggtttatgcttctgcgttttcacacctccttgcgtccttgcgtgtgtcgacccatttttctagcgcgcaccaggctgtgattggtctgctaactacatcctttacggagtcacacatttctgttttcatagcccaataccgccattattaaaacgaagaatgtttacgagagaacggatcagattgaagaacttttgtgggaagaaatgcgtaaatatgaccgcttatacaagccgacattggcgggttgtagaagcgggttggattcacggagggagatcgccgcaaacgccggtttgccggtggagaggtgcacaaagttgtggaggaaaatacgggacaaatgtgtctgcgatgaaaagcagcagtggcgatgcacggggcaataaagtctatgataaataaattaaacaaatacataaatagacgtgactctctaggtcgtcttcaacaaaaacacgttactctgcctgttgttctggaggtgaattgctctgcaacacacgcagaaccatgaattgaaacgagtgcgtcgaggcaacgacgcagaagcatgcgccggccttaatgCTGTACCTCTCCTCTGGATTATACAGAAAAGGGAAACGGGACATGGCTGAAGACCTTGTAAAGCTCCGACTCAATTTATCATAAATCCAAAGAGAGGGTTGAGCATTAACCCTGTGCAACCTTGAATTACTCAATATTTTGACGGATATCGCAGTAATCCTGCGTCTCAATTCGTATGCGCTGTTCTCAAACGTCCATGCAGTACACCGCATACTCACAAAGCTACGCCGTTATCTGTGTCGCCCATTCGATTTGGTTGCAACTCCTTAACGGGCCCCCCATTCACAGGTTTTTGTGGCCCCTCCGTGGCGGCTTCGGCGCTTAGATGGTAACCATTGAGGGTGAGGAGCATTCCATAGGCAACTTTAGGACTCTTACAAGTATACTGTCCGGGTGCATTTTGCCGTACTTGTCGATGTGACTCTGCTGAAAGCGCACCACACAAATTCCCCACGATCAAATTTGAAAAGGTTAAATACGGCAGTGGCAGCAGAGGTGAGGGACTATAGGTTGACCCCCCCCTTGCGCCCCCCTCATAACAAAGAGCTGACCTAAACCATGAAGGTCACCCTGGTATCTGCGTCCTCAGCACTTTTCTACCTCTCcttccacacaaacaaacaaaagctgtCATGAATGCAGTGTGCACGCAGTTAAATATAGTAATACAATGCAAAAGTATGTACATATGAAAACATACGCCTTGTCAATTTTGAGCACTCAACCCATCCCCATCCGGCACGCAGAGGTCGGCCCACTCGGCACTCAGTCATTTCTTATTAACAGGCCATACAGAACATTGTCCTGACCGCGCTGCTCGTCTCCTCAGGATACGGCTTTGTGGACTTCGACAGCCCCGCCGCTGCTCAGAAAGCTGTGGCTGCCCTGAAGACCACCGGTGTCCAAGCTCAAATGGCAAAGGTGAGGATTCGTAACAGTCTAATCCCCATATCGCGCTCATGCACGTCACCCAGTGACCCTGTTTCTCTTCCGTCCGACTGGCAACCAGGACACCTAAGCCTAATCTTTATGGTATTCGATAGCAGGGCTGGAATCCCTGACTGCGCTCGGTGGTGACTGAGTGTGCACTGATGAAAGTAAATTACAGAGTTTGCATGAAGAGAACTCCAATTGGATTTTTCGGCGCAATCTAACACCAAATTGACTGAGGGACTTGCATCAGTTTTCCAGAAGCAATGTGACAAATGTGCACAGGGTGGTTGAAGTTTGAATGCCTCATTTTGAGTGTGAATAGTGGCGGGGGGCGGTTTTTGATATTTAATGACCGGCGAGGCCACAATGTTGCGCTCTAGGCCACAATGTTGCGCTCTAATTTGTTTTGACGCGACATTTGCAGTGAGCACTTGAACGGTCGTATTCTATTGAGACTTCTGCCGTGTCGTTATAACAGTACGCTGCTTTTCATGCTGATTTCTACGCTGCCCTCTACGTCGCTGCTTTCCGTGTAGTTGGACTCCtgtttacacacatacatatgcgTGTTTCCGTGCATGCGTATACTGTAAATCTTGGACGGTTCCCAAAGGTATTCTGTCAGCTTACAGCTCCTAGCCGGCCTTTTGCATACAGCACTTAAACTATTACAGGGTTGTTGATGACGTAGCAGAGACATTATCCACCATGTGGACATGTTTAGGTGACGGGTCTTTCCATCTCCACCACAGAACCATTACCACACGTCCAGAGACCCGAAGTCTTATTGTACTTAAATCTTTGAAAAATGAGAAATATTCACAAGCATTGCAGGAAATACCAAACAAATCTGAAAGTGGGAGTTACTGTAGATCGTTCCGTTAAAGAGATGGATCAAACTAAAGTTTTATAGATGTGTGGACAGACGGTCATTAATGCACCATAGATCAAGCTTTACAAGATTGTTATAGTACTGTATTACTTTACTACACTGTCATCagtaaaataagtaaatatttgtgtgttgttatgGGAACAGGAACCTGTCAGGGCAAATTAGTTCCCATACGACACTGAGCAAGAACCCGTGGCCTCATTTCCCTGTCTGGGGATCTGTAGAGCTCCTCGACATGCCTCTGTGCAcccattttacttttttaattaaaatagagCAGCTCCAAGGGGCATGCTGAAGTTTAATCTTTGTATTGTGGGAGGTAAATGCCATTATAAAGTGTGAGCCTTTCACTCCAGCTTTATTCTCACTATTGCTGAAGCTTGTTTGGGCTTAATGGACTCTCTGACAAAGGTCTCTTTCCTGTTTTTTATCTGCCCAGGAACCCTTAATGGACTTTctctcattattattttaaaggcAGGTGGTGGGAAGTGGCCAGATAAGAGTTTGCCTTCTTTTTACCATGCGTTAAATGAAGTTCTGGTAATACTTGATTATGTGTTACCCTTTCTCTATATGCATATAGGGgttaattagtttttttaaatgtcatatcGTCAATGTATCAATGTATATCATGGAATTCTTTTAGCTGTTTTAAGTTGAGATACATATATAATAAGACGACCATCGTTTTAGTATTGTTTAAAGTCCAACCTCTGGATGGGCAGACTGTCTGCAgaggaagtgaaagaaaagaactCTCTTTCTTCGCCCGCTTGTCAGGGCCCATGAGCAAGACACTGAGACGTTACTGGGCACTCACCCAGAGTGAACGTGGAGTCATTTTGTTGGCATAAATTCTATAGCAAAATATCCCGGTTAAGTAACTGTAAAAGTACCTATTGCAGATCACGTGCTTTTCACAGCATCCTGTGAATGTTGGGCGGTGACCCATTCAAACGGATCTCTTATCTCGCTGCCATGGGGTTTTCTCTCCGCTTCTTTTAATTGTCTTTCATACATACTgtgggttttctttcttttcaaatgtatcTCGGATAATGAGTCAGTAGAAAAGCAGAGATGCTGCTATTGGTTGACTTACTTCTCCATCCACCTCACCGTAAAGACTTTCTTTGAATAAGTCCGATATGATTTTattctaataaaataaaaaaatgcaagcTGTatcttaaaataatgaaaaggtaACGTGGACAAACATTTTATCAATTGCTTAATCAAACACTTCCAGGTGCAAATGCTCAGCTTTTCTTAACAAAAAATATacgcatatatatttatatgcatgTCTGCGTACATTCAAGCAAGAAGGTTTGCTGTCTTTTGAGTTCTGAGACCTTCTGGACCAACTCCTTTTGATATTATTCCTTTCCTGTGTTTTGTTtaacattttgtttaaatgttcacTCTACTGACAGAATACCAAATGAGCTCGTCCCTGAAGCTGACTCTGAACATCACAGCACTGATAAATATTTATGGCCTCAGGCCGCTTCCCAGGGACTCGTTTGGCGTCTTATGTTTCTGCTGATGCATCAACAAGAAATCAGCTGATGCCTCAAGCCGCTGTGGGCTGCATGCAAATGTCTTTCCATCACTGGTCACAGTGACCCTTTAGTGACTAAAGTCCCCAACCGAGACAGACGGGAAGCTGCAGCGCCGTGTTAACCCAATCACTTTTAAAGTCTGTAAAACATTTAGCCGCTTGTAGGGATACACCATATGGAATTgtcaggaacccccccccccccccccccccccacccctcgatGGGAATGTGATCCCTTAAAagaatgtctttgtgtttttccaggTGTCCTACAGTGTCATTATGTTACTTCTGGTTTCTTCTTCCCACTCTTCCCTCTCCCCCGTCCAGCAACAAGAACAAGACCCGACAAACCTGTACATCTCCAACTTGCCCACGTCTATGGACGAGCAGGAACTGGAGAGCATGTTGAAGCACTTCGGACAGGTCATATCCACACGCATCTTGAGGGACTCCACTGGATGCAGCAGAGGAGTCGGCTTTGCGAGGTCAGATCCTTGTTTTGAACGGCGTCAATGACTCATGGTCCCCAAAGGATATTAAGGGTTAAAtgtctatatttatttttttcttgtgtgaCATTTTGGATTTAAACTATAACTATATGAAATATGACCCAAAGGtatgattaaacaaaacaaaggatcTCCCGGTGTCATTCTGGGTTCCTTCCGGGTTCTCTGGCTGCCTCCCACGGATCAAAGACATGCAGCTTAGCTCAATTGATGACTCAATTAATTAAATTGTCCATTGGTGTGAATGTGAGACTGAATGGCTTGCTGGTATATATGTCCGCCCTGCAAGATAGTGGCAACCTGTGCAGGGTGTGGCCTGACCTCGCCTATAGTCAGCTGGCACCAGAACAGGATAAGCGGTAAAAGATAATGGATGGATGCACCAGAGAAACGGAAGTGGTTTCAAGGACGGGTCACAAGTGGCCTGTAAAGTGACGAAAACTCCCAAATTatcaaaaacgttttaaaacaaatttcgGTTTGCTGAATACGGAATgggtttcatttttaaaaacgaATTGCAAAAAAGTTACTGACACCAAGGCAGAGACGACATGCATGAAGGGAAACTCCTTAAGATAAATAGTTTCACAATGACGGGGTGATTTAACGATACCAGCAGTGCTGGCTTTCACGCGTCATAGATGCACAACCTGACGTTTGACGGAAATACCTGACCGGCACGTCCCATGGTCTTAATTGACAAATAATATGACGCATCAGAGGAAtgtttgtgtgagtgggtgtgtgtTCATGGTGGAGACCATTCCCGTATAACATATGCGCTCTGCTTCCTTTGATGTTGACGCTGTCACACCGACAGGAAGGAAGCCGTTCACTAATGCAGTTACGCTGTCTGTGTCTTTCATGACCTCAGGATGGAGTCAACTGAAAAATGCGACGCAGTCATTTCCCACTTCAATGGAAAGTTCATTAAGACAGCCGCAGGCGCTCCAGGTAAGAATCCAAAGATAATCGTCCAATGTTTCCAGGTCTAGTTTGAATGCCATGCGATATAAACAACAATTGAGAGAATGTATCCAGATTTATCTCATAATGGCTGTGTAGCGGTTACAATGTTAATAGGCTGGATGAAGTGGTCAGCCAACTAATTCTTGCCTCCAGCTGGAGTCAGTGAGTCTGCTCACATACTCTCAGCCCTAAAGGGAGGAGCACAGACAAAGAACgtaagagcgagagagagcgagagggagagagagctgctCTGTGTGGCCTCCGCTCCCTCGCTAAGCTTTTTAATTGGATTATTAGACTGAAATAGTCTCTGCTGGCCATGCCTCCTTTAGGAAGGGGAGGGGATTACAGCTCCACAGCTGCCAAGCTAGATGTCTGCGTTCCCAGGCTGGCTAGTAAATGGGCACTCCCagggtttcgggggggggggggggctgtatggCAAAGAATAACAGACTGCCACGTACGTGACAGTCTTGAAGACAAACATTTGATCTCATTCTCTGGACGCTTATCTCTTCTTTAGCGCCCTCCGAACCGTTGCTGTGCAAGTTTGCAGATGGTGGACAGAAAAAGCGACAAAGTCAAAACAAATTTTCCCTGAATGGTCGCGGTTGGGGACGGGACGGAGACAACAGATTGGTAAGTGGTGATGGGAACCAAAGCCTGACAAATAAAGGACACCTAGGTGCATCTAAAATGTTGAATGACAAACATCCGTTTCACTCAGTGTACCAAATATTGACGAAGGCCCTTCAGATTGACTTTATTGCTTGGTGTTGCCGAAGAGTCGCCCTCTATAAATCTCATGGATCTGTAGCTACTCGCTTTTCTTCCTCATCATCCGGGTTACGCTCCCCGCTGTTAATGACGACTGCCCCAGGACGATGTCGTCTCGGTTGAGTGCCAGTGCTGCATGCCACTGTTGAGTTGCCAAACCTGTGGTTTCCTTTGTTCCCAGGCTGGAATGACGCTCACGTATGACCCCAGTGCAGCTGCTATGCAAAATGGGTAGGCTGAAACCACAGATCAGATTACTCTGTCACAGTCAGCGAAAACAAATTGTGGTAGCgaatttttcatttcatgtcattGCTCACTCCCTTCTGTGTCCTCAGATTTTTCCCACCAGCGTACAGCATCTCAAACCGGATGATCGCTCAAACGTCCATGTCTCCATACATGTCTCCGCTTTCAGCCTACCAGGTTTGAACCCCTCCTTTCAGTGACCGAAATGTAGCTTTAATATTGTATGGCCCAA
The window above is part of the Gasterosteus aculeatus chromosome 16, fGasAcu3.hap1.1, whole genome shotgun sequence genome. Proteins encoded here:
- the rbms1b gene encoding RNA-binding motif, single-stranded-interacting protein 1; this encodes MIFANSGNPPRTPYRKQPPVAPSPHPMAPPSPSNNCSSSSSNAGWDQLSKTNLYIRGLSPSTTDHDLVKLCQPYGRIVSTKAIMDKTTNKCKGYGFVDFDSPAAAQKAVAALKTTGVQAQMAKQQEQDPTNLYISNLPTSMDEQELESMLKHFGQVISTRILRDSTGCSRGVGFARMESTEKCDAVISHFNGKFIKTAAGAPAPSEPLLCKFADGGQKKRQSQNKFSLNGRGWGRDGDNRLAGMTLTYDPSAAAMQNGFFPPAYSISNRMIAQTSMSPYMSPLSAYQVQNPSWVSHQPYIMQHPGAVLSPSMDPSMSLQPTSMMAPLAQQMSHLSLGSAGTFMAANAAMQGAYIPQYAHMQTSNVPAEENGAQSQMDSSGNHSPYSYQQTK